The Mauremys reevesii isolate NIE-2019 linkage group 1, ASM1616193v1, whole genome shotgun sequence genome has a segment encoding these proteins:
- the ATP5PF gene encoding ATP synthase-coupling factor 6, mitochondrial, translating into MILQQLFRFSSIFRSAISIHLRRNIGLSAIVFNKAKELDPVQKLFIDKIREYNMKSQKAGGPADVSPEYQKDMAEEIAKIQRLYGGGDLTKFPDFKFEEPNFEEPQK; encoded by the exons ATGATTCTCCAACAGCTATTCAGGTTTTCCTCCATTTTCCGCTCTGCCATCTCAATACACTTGCGTAGGAACATTGGCCTTTCTGCTATAGTGTTTAATAAGGCGAAGGAACTTGATCCAGTTCAGAAGCTCTTTATAGACAAGATCAGAGAATACAACATGAAGAGCCA GAAAGCTGGTGGTccagctgatgtcagccctgaaTACCAGAAAGACATGGCTGAAGAAATTGCCAAAATTCAGCGGTTGTATGGTGGGGGAGACCTGACCAAATTTCCAGACTTCAAATTTGAGG AGCCCAACTTTGAAGAGCCTCAAAAATGA